The Engystomops pustulosus chromosome 7, aEngPut4.maternal, whole genome shotgun sequence DNA window tctactgggaggcatgtgctgtgactacctatctactggggcctgggggcatgtgatggggctacctgtctactgggaggtatttgctctggctacctatctactgggggcatgtgctatgactacctttctaccttgggcatgtgctgtggatacctatctattgcggagcatgtgctgtggctacctatctactggggagcatgtgctgtgactaccaatctactggggggcatgtgctggggctagctgtctatttgggtgcatgtgctgtggcaacctatctactgagagacatgtgccgtggctacctatctacttggatgcatgtgcatattgtatggctctcgcagaattacattttaaaatatgtggcgttcatggctctctcagccaaaaaggttcctgacccctgctgtaaAGAATGTctaatcttatatttttttttatagatccaTAAATGTACAATTCTTGTTGTGGAAATATATGTCTTCTCAATCTTGTTTAGATCTGGGCATCTGGAGCAAAGGTGTCCCACAATCCACCGACAGACTTAGTGTGGAGAGGACGTGTTTACTTCCGAAGTAATCCACCATGCATTACTGTCCTGTCACGGCCTAATGGACAGGTATGATGATTATTGTATGATTATTAGCATAAGCATGTATAGGGCATTAGACCTAAAGGGTATGGTACAACCAATTGGGCAGATATGCGAATAAACTGAAGTTATTACAAGATGGAAAGCTTGATAGTTACAATCTTACAAGAGGCAactggcttggtggttacagaatcTAGAATCTAAAAAACTTGCATGGCCATATACGGTACATAACAAATCTTCCAGAAACAAAACACAGTCTTTGCATCAATCATTTTAATCCATCTATTTAGGGTCATAACAGAATTCTTAGTCTGGAAATCTTGCTTGACTGGTCACCATACTGGGCTCTGTAACTGAGAGATCCAGCTTCCTAGGCAGGGTAATCCCATTTTTTTTCAAGCAGCCCCCTAGTAAAACTTTCTCATAGGTTGCATATGTGTAACAACAGCACCACCCAGTGCTTCAAGTGAGTAAATGTTATATTTAATGTACCTATTATGTATTATAATTGTTAAAATGTCACCTGGTGTCAATGCAGGCTCTTTTATTGCCTGCTATCCTGGAACTTTCCAAAGGCTGAGAAATAGAGTCTTTAGATATAGGTCCCTGCCCCTGGGACATGCGTCTCTGGGTGATGTCTCTGGTGGCCGGCTGTGCTAGCATAGAATTTGATGCCAGGCCGACAgcaatattaaataataaaaatgacagGAACATTTTATAGGAAATTAGTTgcctaaatatttttatataatgtatatttgaTGCGTTCTTTTTCCAGCCTGTGGCTTTTTATAAGAGTGAGGAGTTGACTTTGCGGCCAGATAGTAGTAGGCCTATTCAATGTAAACATCAGAAAGCCATAAGAAGACCTGTGATGGACCAGAACAAGGTTTATTCTACTCCACCTCTGACTACTACACTCACCAGGTAGTGCCAATGTAGACAAAGTACCTTTTCTGTTATTTTAGGAGCATAGGCCTGGAGTAGATGTACCACTGCAtgataaggctgggttcacatcacggtTTTTGTATACGCTAGGCGTATATATCGCTAGCGCTGGGAAAGCACCCATaaattgacaaatagtggcagacggaggcatagttgtATCCTCTGTCTGGCCACTAAACATTCTGTCCGCCAAAAAAAGCTGGAGGGAAAGATGTAACAAGCTatgtcttttcatcctgcagcctcctcctgagcCACATATGCTCTCAGTGgaggcaatagaagcctatggggagcgGATACAGCGTATTTCATCTCTCCCCACAGCCTCACCGagtgcaggagggaggacacaatgatgtcactgtccatattaggacagcaACATCACTGGAAAAACGCCCCATTGATGTATACACGGGGAGAAGAGGGGTCCAAGGCAACGTATACCCCTGTATGGGCATACAGTGGTATATGTCGGTTCCATACGTTATTGGGACGTTTCGGAATACTCCTGACGCATCCTTACAACAGATGAcagaaaacgtgatgtgaacccagcctcagATATAGGATAACAATGGTCCGATATACTGTTCATACACAGGGGCTACCAGCTGCTGGTGTCCTCCTCTAGTTTCCTAGAGAACAAAAACTTTTTAAGTAACACATAAGTAAAGGATGTAGAGTTACAGATATACCATGATACTTACCTTCTCATACTATATGTTGTGCTACGGTGGATGATTAGAGGTTGATTAAAGATAAAGGGAATAATAGTCTTACAAGTGCAATTTTACATCTTGTTCTTGGGTACATGTATTTCAGAACCTGTTGTACCGCAGAAGTTAGGATTCCCCACAATACGTTACCTTACTCGACCTACAATAGACCAAAGCTCTACTCAGCATTCAGGATCTCAGGTATCACTTATATTTATCATATGGACATAGAACTAATAAAATAACAGAATACATATATATCAGATACTATCTGCATCTACTATCTCGATTCTATGATGTATAGTCTGGAACACCAAACTATGTTACAATGTTATGATAATCCGCGGGGATGAAGAGAGCCTCCGTTCCTTACGGATGTGAAAGGAAAATATAGGACCTTTGTTCCGCCGCAACCAGAAAAAGAGTTTTATTAGagaaaattaaaacaataaaccacagtaaaagacaatgggggttatttactaagggcccgattcgcggtttcccgacgtgttacccgaatatttccgatttgcgccaattgtacctgaattgccctgggattttggcgcacggaaatcgggggcgtggccgaacaaaaacccggcgtattcggaaaaaacgccgcatttaaaaaccgaaaatgtgtcgcttgggaagcgcttaccttcacctggtccagctcggtgtattccggcgcgtttagatgattttcagcgcagcagcgtcacctggtggacggcggaggaactaccttcataaatcccgtccgaacccgaatcctgttcagacaacgcgccgctggatcgcgaatgggccgggtaagtaaatctgccccaatgcgtttCGCATCCTAACCACTGGACGCTTTGTCAGGTCTATATGATATAGACCTGCCGTAACAAAGgttctattttttcttttcacATCCGTAAGGAACGGAGGCTCtcttaaaaacaataaaacatagcAAAAGACAACGCGTTTTGCGTCCTAACCACTGGACACTTTGTCAGGTCTATATGATATAGACCTGAAGAACCGTCCAGTGGTTTTTCCGGGTTTTCCGGGAACAAAGCTCTCTTCATCCATGCGGATTATCAGGTGATCGTATATCCGGAATCTCTCTGCTGGCAAGGACCAGGCAGCACCCATAGTGCTTTTCCGACAGTGTTGTGCCTCGTAGCACAACCACCACAGGTGAGCGCATGACCATAGGAGATGAGAGATCCAGCCCGTTATCGTAACTTATTTGCATCAAGAAGCGCTTGTCCCTTTCCTTCTCCATATGAATATGTTACAATGTTAATCTGTAGTGTTTAGATGTATGATagtgataaagaatagatgtaaAAGAGGACATacgcttaaaagggttttccaggaattctaccCCTGCCTAAAATTTTTGAGCAGCACTTTACTTAGTGTGAGGTTGGCAAAATGTTTTCACTGAGAATTGTAGTTCCGAACTTGCAGTTCCGAGTGCCTAAGGTAGTCAACCAGGCTGACTGTACTATATTTTCAGAACCAGCATTAGGTAAATATGTCCTTATGCCTGTTTTTGCAGGACTGGCACACAGAGGGCCTCATCCGGTGTCTGTCACCTGGCATCCAGTAAGTAATATTAGTACAATACAAATGGATACATCTAAAATTCTGATAAATTTACAACAAAAAGTACTGAAACACATATGATTGTTAACTTTaatatttcttttaaaaacagCAACGTCTGGATGCTGATAGTCCTCTCATCAGACTTATGGTCCAGAAAACCGCCCGGTCCAAGCACGGATTCAACTTCCTCAGCCACATCCCCTTCACATTGGATCTTCAGAAAGTCTAGTGACTATGAATTATTGTGAGGGTTCTTCTTGACATAAAGGAGAGTTTTACTATGGTTACCAATAAAGGGGTCCCATGGCAATATATGAATAaaaattatcagaagtgtctgaaagaagaactgttctagttgctcatgccaaccaatcagagctcagctttcattttacaacaactatttttaaaattatagagatttgattggtttccatgggcaactggaacagttttacctcagaaacttctgttAAATTTAATTAGTGTATAATTAAAAGTTATCAAACTTTCCAACAAACCGAATTTATAAAGCTCTTTGTGCAAAAATGTCCCCCCCCTTTTGTAACCTTTATGAAGTGATTTAGTGGTTATGCCAGACTTATGCCATGTCTGTGCCCAGAATCAAGACAGTTATATATAGATTGCTTTTTTTGTGGCctaaatgaaaaatatttttttaactgcAGCTTTTTAAAAATACTGTGCAATTTTGTGTCAAAATCAAATAGATGGGATACATCTGCTGATGTGAATATTCTATGCAAAGTTTAAGGGCGCTTAAGGACTGCATAAAAATGACTCAAAAATTAGGCATTGTTCCTACTATAGTGGGCAGAAATCTGATCATGGAGTGCAGGGGACACAGTAATTCTCagacaaaaaaggaaaagtttcCAGCACAAAGAAGAGAAATCAGGGAAATGTTGCTCAGTTATATACTAGGACAGGATTCTCTCAAAAGAGTgagggcagccattttgtttctACATTTCTTCCACCATAGGCTCAATGAGTTCATGAATCTTAGTGAGGGTATTTAGTCTTCAGGGAAACTAATTTTTGCCGAATTTTACTTCATGGATATCCCCTTCTGTATGGTGATATCGGTTAACCTGGTGAATGATGTCATGTCAATAAAATAACCGACTCCAATCCAGAAACTTTCATTTTATTTCACATTAGAAAAAGAGGAGGAATAGAAAAATATGATTGTCTTGCGATACCCTGTAAATATGAACACATTATATACAGATTGCTTGAATGATGTTTTTTGTTGACCAGCGCACAGtggaggcagccattttgttgtggaggcagccattttgttaGATAAATAGGCATTCATCTTACAAATGCAGTTaaagttacttaaaggggttgtctgatcaCAACAAGTTATCCACTATCCACAATGTTGTTGAGTCCCACCAATCAGATTCTGTGTTGATTAAGGGGGTTGTCACAATTCATATAGATTGCAAgtcgccatgtttttcaacctcctttATGTATTAGCAGAACTCATAAAGTTACTCAAAGGCGTATTTACATGCTCAGGTTTTTGATAccgtttttaaagccaaaaccaggagtgaactaataaaaaataaaagtaccaTATGTCTTTTATAAATTCTTACATTTTATGATCCATACCTGGTTTTGTCTCCAAaatctacatttaaaaaaacctggAACATGAAAACATTTTAGTGCTTTAAATGATAAttcatatataataaaaaaacaagtcAAATTTTATGACACGAAATCTCATAAATGATGAGAATTACGCAGAGATTAGACATTACTAGACTAGAGCAGTCCCATCTCTGCCTTCGCTCCATTCAAGTGGAATGAGATTCCCTGATGTTATAGAAGAAAATGCAGGGTAAAAGTATGACATAgcgaaaacataaaaaaaaactgaaataatcaTTTACATAAATTTGTGTATATTAAAAATTGATGTATGGCTTTTtccgaaaaaaaacaaaacaaaccttGGCTAATTGCTAAAAAATACAGATCTGAgtgacttaaaaaaatatactagTCAGGGCAATGGCAGCAGGACATTCATCCTATCAGTAACACAATCTATAAATGTACCTCAGATTTCAACAAACATAGCAGAGATCAGTCTCCAGTATGTGTGCTTGAGGCTCTGACCATAGTGTGACTTGTAATCTCCATTGCTCTACAGCGCCTATAAGTAATTTGTAGCGCCTTTAAGCTGGtgtgtggagacctagctgccgtGACTCACCCCTTCCCTTTCTATAGGCTTTTACATAATCTGTCACCTCAATGAACTTCCGTCTTGCTAGCAACATGGCAATTCAGCTGATTTAATATATCACAAAGCTTCAGTCTCCTtaacataattctaaaagttgattttagaaggaaggaaaccatggataaccagaggattaccacagtcacagtgcctggatctatgagtaattgtccctggtttatcataagggATTTTAACGGTAGATTTACTTTGAAGTAAATGGACCAAAACACATGAGACAAAGCATATAGATCTAAAATAGAGCCAAAAATCATGTGAAAGTCAAACATTGCAGATTGGGCCTCTATAGAGAAGAGCAATTTGTAATTGTTCTGTTCAGAAAAAGAGGAAACCCTTcctgtataaaatgtatatacaggttatttgGTAATGGTTTACTAAATCACATTGGtaaaaatatattgattaaaggacatctaccaccaggatgaagcactgtatgcaaatgagcctaaggggcttgaggctccataagtgttaatgtagcctagagcccctcaggctcattttcatacaatctttcatcctggtggtagatgtcctttaggtaTCCTTGGGATAGATTACCCATAGATTGTTGAAGGCAGCATTTGTCTGATCAGAGATATGGGGAGTTGTGACACCATTTCTATAGTTAATAGAGCTGGAATCGTACTGCTCCCATGTTGTAGTGGCCATGCTTAGTTACTGCAGCTCAGTTCCTTTACCCAGAAGTCAGAAAAAAACATGACGTCTCTGTTTAATTTTGCTTCACTGAACCCCTATGACTGCAGTGTCCTTCCATTTTACAGATGTGGAGGGGGTGACTAGGGTAAGAACCCTAAAGTGTGAGGAATCCACCACTCCACAACTCAGAATCTTAGCTTCTTGCACTCAAAATAACCCAAAATAACAGAATTTTGGGCTTACTATGGAATTCCTGATCTTCAGAAGTTGGGCTATAAGATATTATTGTTTAGGAAACTGAAtcaataaaattatttatttatcttcCCCAATCTTAAGACATAAAGAATAATTTAGAAATTGGAACTATGCTCGGAGATTGCTCCTTTAATAGTTGTGAAGAGTTCCCCTCTCGAGTAGAGAGTCCACTGCCGTAGAATTGCTTGTCCCGCTTCTTTGGTGGTCCTTGAAGAATAAGTTTTCCTTGAgttacaggagattgtcttgctATGCACTTGACGTTTTGCTGGACATTAGAAGGCTCGGTCTATTGGGCAGCCTTTGCAGGATTCCAGTGGCTGTAACGGGACGCATAATGTGAGGTGGTGAGGGTCTCTCTGGCGTTTTAATGGAGGAACGGATAACGGGCTGATGGGAGGTAATTATTCTTCCTCCTAATGGTCTAGAGAAGGAAGAAGATGGATTTTGTAAAACATTTTGCCATAGGACAATAGAACCTGATGTAACGTATCTCTGTGAGTGAACGTTCTACATGGATGTCAGTAACAAAGGGTAAAGCAAAGcttgataccctgtttcccctaaaataagacatcccccgaaaataagacctagtacaattttgttcaatcttagaaatataaggcctcccctgaaaataagacctagtggcagccattgctacatctccccccaagccgtatattagtattagtagatcttttagatgctgccataggttgtgacatgggtgaagaattgcggaataaaatcactgactgttgcaggaccAATAAGATACAAGCAACTACtggacatgaagtggtcatttaaggaaagtgctattgctaaatatGAGAGGTTTGGAGAGCTATGAGGTTTTAGAAGAtgattttttgttcaccaataaatgtaaattcttcttcatggacaaataagacatcccctgaaaataagacctagtgcctcttaaggagaaaaaattaatataagacactgtcttattttcggggaaacagggtaatggAGGTAGAAGTTCTCAAACTATATCTGTCAACAACCATCCATTACAAGGCAGTCACAAAGTTCCCATCTTAACGGAGGCAGTTAGAAGGGCAATTTCATTGGGTCAGGGGAACTCTATATACTCTTAACATATATATTTGACATATAGATTGACCCTCATCTAAACCCCAAGACACTATTTAACACTAGCTGGGATATAATGTTTAAGGAGCAGACATGTTCCTGAAGAGTACAgtaatggccaaaagttttgagaatgacacagatttttacaaagtctactgcatcaggttgcttctcagccagggGAATCGgcactctcacagtcttgcctaaaaacacattcatgaataaagaatggcaccagaatgtcctccaagagcaacttctcccaaccgtccaagagcagtttggtgatgaacaatgccttttccagcatgatggtgcaccttgccataaagcaaaggtgataactaaattgctcagggaacaaaacatagagattttgggtccagggcctggaaactccccagatcttaatccctttgagaacttgtggtcaatcatcaagagacgggtggacaaacaaaaaccaacaaattgtgacaaaatgcaagcagtgattgtgcaggaatggacgccTATCAGTCCCAATTTGGTCCAGAAGCTgactgagagctgccagggagaattgcagaggtcctgaagaagaagggtcaacactgcaaatattgacttgctgcagtaactcattcgaACTGTTACtgagcttttgttactcataatatgattgcacttgtatttctgtatatgataaaaaaaacatctgacaaaccagagggcaacagatcatgtgaaaatctaatatttgtgtcattctcaaaacttgtggccatgactgtatggtgTATCGCATGATGGCTCATGGAGGACGTGGCTGAAGAATACATGAAGGTTGAGGTGACAAGTTAGTCACCGTGGGTGATAGGaggatatacagtgtataaatccTGGATCTTACACTCCAATATATTTTAGAAGTCTTTCTTAGCAGGCTGCACCAGGTCAGTCAGTAGCACTAATTTTTAATGAAGAAATCGGTAGGTACACATAACACAGAGATTCAAGTAAATTTTATGTAGAAATGAGTTGTCTTAATGAGAATATACAAAACACTCACCTGGAGTTACTTTGTCCTAGTGCTCCAGGCCCAGAACCAGACCTTCTGTTGTGCTCATCCAGTGCCGGACTACTATGCTGAGTCCTAATAACATTTTCCTCAAAATCTGCTGGCAGATAGGCCTCATCCCCCATGTATGAATGTGTTGCCATTGTCCTCAGGGCTGTAGTCTTGCTTGGAGTTACGACTCTATGTAAGCGCCTGGCTCGTATATCTACACCCTTGTTCAGTCTGGGGTTAATACCG harbors:
- the LOC140071013 gene encoding lamin tail domain-containing protein 2-like isoform X1, whose translation is MNATEENGSASPRITYKKQVSRSNRKGRGSQPRPPTQPGIEEMCSSSGPLKIDEVNSLGHFIRIINVSTDQDIDVSGFLLLQLEGAQVVSVYRFPYNVILEPLQHITIWASGAKVSHNPPTDLVWRGRVYFRSNPPCITVLSRPNGQPVAFYKSEELTLRPDSSRPIQCKHQKAIRRPVMDQNKVYSTPPLTTTLTRTCCTAEVRIPHNTLPYSTYNRPKLYSAFRISGLAHRGPHPVSVTWHPQRLDADSPLIRLMVQKTARSKHGFNFLSHIPFTLDLQKV
- the LOC140071013 gene encoding lamin tail domain-containing protein 2-like isoform X2 gives rise to the protein MRQKRTGQPPPELHTKNSSSGPLKIDEVNSLGHFIRIINVSTDQDIDVSGFLLLQLEGAQVVSVYRFPYNVILEPLQHITIWASGAKVSHNPPTDLVWRGRVYFRSNPPCITVLSRPNGQPVAFYKSEELTLRPDSSRPIQCKHQKAIRRPVMDQNKVYSTPPLTTTLTRTCCTAEVRIPHNTLPYSTYNRPKLYSAFRISGLAHRGPHPVSVTWHPQRLDADSPLIRLMVQKTARSKHGFNFLSHIPFTLDLQKV
- the LOC140071013 gene encoding lamin tail domain-containing protein 2-like isoform X3; the encoded protein is MCSSSGPLKIDEVNSLGHFIRIINVSTDQDIDVSGFLLLQLEGAQVVSVYRFPYNVILEPLQHITIWASGAKVSHNPPTDLVWRGRVYFRSNPPCITVLSRPNGQPVAFYKSEELTLRPDSSRPIQCKHQKAIRRPVMDQNKVYSTPPLTTTLTRTCCTAEVRIPHNTLPYSTYNRPKLYSAFRISGLAHRGPHPVSVTWHPQRLDADSPLIRLMVQKTARSKHGFNFLSHIPFTLDLQKV